The genomic segment GTCCTGCTCGCGCTGCAGCTGCTGGCGCTGCCGGTCTCCGCGCTCCTGGCGCTCGTCGCGCCGCCCTTGTTCATGACGCTCCGCGACCGCTGGTCCCCGCTGGCGGGGGCGCTGTGGGTCGCCGCCCTGGTCCTCCTCGCGGTGTGGGTCGAAGCCAGCTACCGGGCCGGGGCCCACGCCGACGAGACCCGCAGCACCGGGAACGTCTTCGACACCGTCGAGTGGTTGACCGCCGCCGTGGTGGCGGCCGCGGCCTCCGCGCTGGTGACCCTGACCCCCGGCCGCAACGGCGCGCCGGGCAGGCTCTGACGGCGCCGAGCCGAAGACCCCAGATCGCCGGACCCTGGCCCTCGACCCGTACCGGACGGCGGATGTTCGGTGTCGGGCATGGCGCGCCGTCCGGGCCTGCTGGCCCGGTTGCTGCTCCGCCGGACGCCCGCGGGCCCCGGCCGCCCCGGCGCCGGCCCGCAGCGGCGCGGGGACGGCGGCGCCGGGGTGCGCGAGCCGCGCCGTCCGCGCCCGTCCCCGCCCGGTGACGCCGTCGCGCTCGCGCCGCCCCCGCTGCCGAGCACCGTCGACCTGACGTCGGGCTTCCCCCGCTCCTGACCGCGCCGCCCCGGAGCGCCACGAACTCGCGCGTGATCATGGGCCAGGTGCAGTCCGCGACCAGGAGCACCTGCACCTGGCCCATGATCACGCTCACCTCGCCCATGATCACGGGCGGAGGACCACCGCAGGGTCAGCGGCGGACCAGCAGCGTGCCCGCGAACCGGTCGTGCAGGCCGCGGGAGTCGCGGTCCCAGATCAGCGCCGGCAGCGCCAGCCCCAGCAGCAGCCCGCGCACGAGCGCCGGCCCCCAGCCGGGTGGCCGCCCCGGCGGCGCGAGCAGGACCACCCGCAGGCCCAGCAGGCGGTGCCCGAATCCCGCGCCCAGGGTGGCGACGAGGAGGACCTGCTCGACTGTGAAGACAGCCAGCGTCGCCCACGGGTCGCCGTCGAAGAAGGCGGCCGAGACCAGCATCGACGCCGCCCAGTCGACGGCGATCGCGGCCAGCCGCCGCCCGACCCGCGCCAGGGAGCCGGCACCGGTGGGCGGGGCCCCCAGGCGCCGTCCGGGCCAGTCGTCGTCTCCGGAGGGGTCCAGGGTCACGACCCACGAGCGTACGGGGGCCCGGCGCTGGCCCCGCGCGCTCCGTAACCTGGCTGAAATCCGACCGAGACGGCCGGGAAACCACCGGTGCCTAGCGTCCCGAGCGACCGGCACACCCCTCTGCCGCCGAGCCCTCCCTGGAGGATGGATGTTCAAGGACGCCGACGAGGTCCTGGCCTACATCAAGGACAACGACGTCAAGTTCGTCGACGTGAGGTTCTGCGACCTCCCGGGGGTGATGCAGCACTTCAACGTCCCCGCCTCGACGGTGGACGCCGGCTTCTTCACCGAGGGCCAGATGTTCGACGGCTCCTCGATCCGCGGGTTCCAGGCGATCAACGAGTCGGACATGAAGCTGGTGCCGGACGTCGACACCGCCTACGTCGACCCGTTCCGCTCGGAGAAGACGCTCAACATCAACATGAGCATCGTCGACCCGATCACGAACGACCCCTACAGCCGCGACCCCCGCCAGGTGGCCGCCAAGGCCGAGGCCTACCTGCAGTCCACCGGCATCGCCGACACCGCCTTCTTCGCCCCCGAGGCGGAGTTCTACATCTTCGACGACGTCCGCTTCCAAACCTCCCAGAGCGAGTCGTACTACCACATCGACTCCATCGAGGCCGCGTGGAACACCGGCCGCGTGGAGGAGGGCGGCAACCGCGGGTACAAGACCCCGTACAAGGGCGGGTACTTCCCCGTGCCGCCGACCGACCACTACGCCGACCTGCGCGACCAGATGACCCTCGCGCTGGATGCCCAGGGCCTGGAGGTCGAGCGCGCGCACCACGAGGTCGGCACCGCCGGGCAGGCGGAGATCAACTACCGCTTTGACACGATGGCCAAGTCCGCGGACAAGGTCATGCTCTTCAAGTACATCATCAAGAACGTGGCGTGGCAGGCGGGCAAGACCGTCACCTTCATGCCCAAGCCGCTGTTCGGCGACAACGGCTCCGGCATGCACGTGCACCAGTCGCTGTGGCGCGACGGCGAGCCGCTGTTCTACGACGAGTCCGGCTACGGCGGCCTCTCAGACACCGCCCGCTGGTACATCGGCGGCCTGCTGCACCACGCCCCGAGCCTGCTGGCCTTCACCAACCCGACGGTGAACAGCTACCACCGCCTGGTGCCCGGCTACGAGGCGCCGGTGAACCTCGTGTACTCGGCGCGCAACCGCTCCGCCTGCGTGCGCATCCCGATCACGGGGACGAACCCGAAGGCCAAGCGCATCGAGTTCCGCGTGCCCGACCCGTCGTCGAACCCGTACCTGGCGTTCTCGGCGATGCTCATGGCGGGCCTGAACGGCATCCAGAACCGCATCGAGCCGCCGGAGCCGATCGACAAGGACCTCTACGAGCTCCCGCCGGAGGAGCACGCGAGCATCAGGCAGGTGCCGGGCTCCCTCGGCGCGGTGCTCGACGCGCTCGAGGAGGACCACGCCTACCTCACCGAGGGCGGCGTGTTCACCGACGACCTCATCGAGACGTGGATCGAGTACAAGCGGACGAAGGAGATCGACCCGATCCGCTTCCGTCCGCACCCCCACGAGTTCGAGATGTACTACGACATCTAGGAGTCGCGCTCGCCACCTGTGGCAACCGCGAGGGATCTGTTCCTGAGCAGTGATGCCGACGATGGACGATGGGTGATGAAGGTCACTACTAGTCCCCGGTGTCGCAAGGGCGTGGTTTGTACCGCGCTCATGAGATGAGCTTGACCATCGCACGGGGGTAGCGATTACTTCGTCGGGCCCCCGTCGACCCCTTCCTAGGTCGGCGGGGGCTTTGTCGTGCAGCAGGGCATGGTCCTCCATCACCATCCCCCGGACGGCAGCGGACTACCGATCCCCTCACATATGTGAGGAGCCGTAATGACGTCCGACTACGGCCACCATGGCTTGGGTCACGGCGTACCAACGGGGATGACGCTGAGTAGACCCAGGCCGTACGCCTTGCCAGGGCCGATGCCCGTCCGCACAGCTGTGAGCAGTAGGTCCAGGTCTTGCACTATCGCGAGCCCCTCGATGCGCTGCGCCCGGTGCGTGATCCGCTGGCCCCGAGGCGCCTGTGGGCGGGCACCATCGATCCCGGGTGCCGGGGTGATCTGCACCAGCTGACCAGTCAGGTCCAGGCCTGCGGCCGTGGCCTTGCGCTGCCACCAAGCATGGACGTCGTTGTAGGCGATCAGAGCGACGCGCTTGCCCTTGAGCTCACCGACAGCTGCGCGTTTGGCCGGGCTGGCGGTCAGTGAGTAGCGCACTAGCCGTCCCAGGGTGAGCGCCGCGAAGAATTGGGTCATGGACAAAGAGCGAACGGAGGAGCAGTAGCCGTCGGGCAGGCGTTCGTAGATGGCCTCGCCGCCGGTCTGGATGAGCAGGCGGGGCCCGGTGGAGGTGTCCTCGATCCGGAACAGAGTTCGGGTCGAGGCGCGCGGATCCGGGCCGAGCCCGTCCGGGAGCAGACTCATCACGCGCTGGTGCAGCGCGTGGGCGTCGGCCAAGTCGTGCTGGACGGCGCGGTGGCGGGGGTTGAGCGTCAACTGGATCAACGTGGTCATCGGATCTCCGTGAACAGCTTGGTCGAACAGCGAGATGTCAGGCGAGGGCGGCCACTGCGCGGTGCAGCGCGCGCCATCCGGGCAGACCGACCCCGGCTGTCGGAACAGTCGCTGTGGCCATGCCGAGGCGCCGGGAGGTGAAGGTGCGGAGGGTCGGGTCGAAGGACACCGGTACGTCCCGGACCTCGGTGTAGGTTTCGGCCGCGGCGACGCCGTCCAGGTACACAGTCCGTTCCACGCACGGCGCGCCCGCGTCCACCGCAGCGTCGCGGTCCCGCTCGATCGCGGCGATCGCGGCGAACCAGTCGGAGTCGTCCTCCACCCGAGCGCCCTGTCGCGCAGGGGCCGGGGCGAGAGCAGGGGCGTAGGCCGGGAGCCGGTGCAGGACCTCCTCCCCAGGCACTGGCGTAGTGCCGAGCAGGAGCGGCAGGGCCGGTGGGCAGGACCTGCGACCGAGGAACGGCGGCCAGCGCGGGCGCCGGACCGCCGCCGAGAGCCGGTCGATCAGGTGGTCGTCACCGGTGATGGTGACCACGAAGGTGGCGTCGGCCAGGTACCGGCGGTGGGTCAGCGCCGGGGACAGTGCGCCCGCTTGCTTGCGCGTCCTGCCTGCGGCGTTGACCAGGGCCCGGTGCTCCGGATACCCGCCGCCGACCATGTGGAAGTCGGTCATCACCTGACCTGGGGCGTCGGCGCGCACATGGATGGTCAGCCCATCCGCCCAGGACAGGTCCTCCTCACGCGCCTGGCCGAGCGTACTGGCCAGCAGCCCGACGACTCCGGAGCGAGTCGGATGGGCCATGGTGTCGCGTTCGGTGAACGCCGCCCGCGCACCCCAGGACTGCATCGGAGCGCTGAGAATGAGGACTAGAGTGCTCACGCCACCGGCTCCCGGACCAACGCGGCCAGGTCGCAGGAGGCGAGCGCGGCGGTGGCCAAAGCGCCGGGGCCGCCGCTGACCCGGTCCCCGAACGCCGCGTTCAGGGCCTTGACCTGGTCCGGGTCGGTGGTCACCGCATTGAGGTGCCCAGACCAGACCGGACTGTCCCCGTAGGCATCAGCGATCAAGGTGGCGTGCTCGGTCAGCAGGTGCACCGCAGGCAGCAGGTAGCCCTGTCCGTCGTAGGTGACGGCACGCTCGAACGCGGCGGCGTAGGACAGCGGCTGGTCCTCGCGCACCTGCACCACGACCAGGTTGGGTCGGGTGTTCGGTGCGGTGGCCGTGCTCTTGCCGGAGGGCAGGGAGGAGACGAAGGAGGAGATGAACTGGGCGGCTAAGTCGTGGGCGAGCGCGGGGTCGCCGGTGTTGGTGGTCAAGTGCTCCAGATCCACGGTGGCGTAGCGGTAGAAGGTGCCGGTCGCGAACTCGGCCGCGCCTAGGTGCCCGGCGCCGGTGTTCTCGTCCTGGGTGTAGTCGTCCACTGCGGTGAAGTAGTCGAACTCCGCCGCGGCCTGGTGGACGGTGAAGGCATGGGCGACCTGCACACCGCCTTCGACGTTCGCGGTCGGCAGTGCGGCGATCATCCGGCCGAACACGGTGACCAGGCCACGGGGACTCTTGATCACCTCGCTGAGGGCTGCACGGATCTTCTTGAGTTCGGGGCCGTCCTTCTTGCTGGGCCTGCCCTTGGCGGCCACGGCTTGGAGGACCTCGCCCCTGTGCGTAGTGACGATCGCTGCGAGGTCGGCGTACTGGGACTCGGTGAGGAACAGCAGCACGTTCGCGGAGGAAACCGTGCTGCCGGTCACCTCGCCGTCCGCGGCGTCACCGCTGGCGTCCTGGGCGTCCTTGTAAGGGGCGAAGACGACCTCGGCGGCGTGGGTGGCGTCCTCGCGCGACCATCCGGCGTCGGTGAGGTGGGTGGTGAGGATGTCGAACGGCCGGCGGGTCCTGATCGCCCGGTCGTAGCGGGCGTGGCCCTGCAGTGCCCGCTGCATGTGCTCGCGCGTGGCGCGCTTCCAGCACTGGCTGGACACTCGCAGCCGCTGCACCGCGCCGTAGGTGAGGGCCTTCGGCGAGCCCAGGTCGTCCCGGTTGAGGTTGCTGAACGGAACGGTCTGGAGGACGTGGATGTCGATGTAGCGAGCGGTCACGGCGAGAATCCCTATCTGGTCGATGTCGTCGGTGTTGGCGAAGCGGGCCGGAGTGAGGAGGTCAGCCCGAGGTGACCGTGGTGGAGGCCGTCACTGGGGCGTTGAGGTCAGCGGGCTGCAGGTCGC from the Quadrisphaera sp. DSM 44207 genome contains:
- the cas7e gene encoding type I-E CRISPR-associated protein Cas7/Cse4/CasC, translated to MTARYIDIHVLQTVPFSNLNRDDLGSPKALTYGAVQRLRVSSQCWKRATREHMQRALQGHARYDRAIRTRRPFDILTTHLTDAGWSREDATHAAEVVFAPYKDAQDASGDAADGEVTGSTVSSANVLLFLTESQYADLAAIVTTHRGEVLQAVAAKGRPSKKDGPELKKIRAALSEVIKSPRGLVTVFGRMIAALPTANVEGGVQVAHAFTVHQAAAEFDYFTAVDDYTQDENTGAGHLGAAEFATGTFYRYATVDLEHLTTNTGDPALAHDLAAQFISSFVSSLPSGKSTATAPNTRPNLVVVQVREDQPLSYAAAFERAVTYDGQGYLLPAVHLLTEHATLIADAYGDSPVWSGHLNAVTTDPDQVKALNAAFGDRVSGGPGALATAALASCDLAALVREPVA
- a CDS encoding RDD family protein, with the translated sequence MTLDPSGDDDWPGRRLGAPPTGAGSLARVGRRLAAIAVDWAASMLVSAAFFDGDPWATLAVFTVEQVLLVATLGAGFGHRLLGLRVVLLAPPGRPPGWGPALVRGLLLGLALPALIWDRDSRGLHDRFAGTLLVRR
- the cas5e gene encoding type I-E CRISPR-associated protein Cas5/CasD — its product is MSTLVLILSAPMQSWGARAAFTERDTMAHPTRSGVVGLLASTLGQAREEDLSWADGLTIHVRADAPGQVMTDFHMVGGGYPEHRALVNAAGRTRKQAGALSPALTHRRYLADATFVVTITGDDHLIDRLSAAVRRPRWPPFLGRRSCPPALPLLLGTTPVPGEEVLHRLPAYAPALAPAPARQGARVEDDSDWFAAIAAIERDRDAAVDAGAPCVERTVYLDGVAAAETYTEVRDVPVSFDPTLRTFTSRRLGMATATVPTAGVGLPGWRALHRAVAALA
- the cas6e gene encoding type I-E CRISPR-associated protein Cas6/Cse3/CasE, encoding MTTLIQLTLNPRHRAVQHDLADAHALHQRVMSLLPDGLGPDPRASTRTLFRIEDTSTGPRLLIQTGGEAIYERLPDGYCSSVRSLSMTQFFAALTLGRLVRYSLTASPAKRAAVGELKGKRVALIAYNDVHAWWQRKATAAGLDLTGQLVQITPAPGIDGARPQAPRGQRITHRAQRIEGLAIVQDLDLLLTAVRTGIGPGKAYGLGLLSVIPVGTP
- the glnA gene encoding type I glutamate--ammonia ligase codes for the protein MFKDADEVLAYIKDNDVKFVDVRFCDLPGVMQHFNVPASTVDAGFFTEGQMFDGSSIRGFQAINESDMKLVPDVDTAYVDPFRSEKTLNINMSIVDPITNDPYSRDPRQVAAKAEAYLQSTGIADTAFFAPEAEFYIFDDVRFQTSQSESYYHIDSIEAAWNTGRVEEGGNRGYKTPYKGGYFPVPPTDHYADLRDQMTLALDAQGLEVERAHHEVGTAGQAEINYRFDTMAKSADKVMLFKYIIKNVAWQAGKTVTFMPKPLFGDNGSGMHVHQSLWRDGEPLFYDESGYGGLSDTARWYIGGLLHHAPSLLAFTNPTVNSYHRLVPGYEAPVNLVYSARNRSACVRIPITGTNPKAKRIEFRVPDPSSNPYLAFSAMLMAGLNGIQNRIEPPEPIDKDLYELPPEEHASIRQVPGSLGAVLDALEEDHAYLTEGGVFTDDLIETWIEYKRTKEIDPIRFRPHPHEFEMYYDI